A window of the Lactuca sativa cultivar Salinas chromosome 5, Lsat_Salinas_v11, whole genome shotgun sequence genome harbors these coding sequences:
- the LOC111876994 gene encoding DNA (cytosine-5)-methyltransferase CMT2 isoform X2, translated as MILNPVDDDGCESVKGLTEHSSSMSETVLRGTKRMSPDANCEKSDKCSPKLSPGSSSTSEKRMRSSTGMEVNGTESDPSPPTLNVSSDFVFSGDISPVPVPVPLTIDGSIITPNSTSENRSVPGECNGAESDALPLLSNGFGSDFAKTDDDSPAPMTIDASILIPQSASQNRSFPGESKGTESDALPLTLQTLGSDFVNNDDNSPVPLTIDASIITRKTASKNRSVPREGVELRRSPRVSSTTLSVGSQVTKTKSRSTKLHVSGHNMALQLSSETRSTSNKKQRKLKTESFFVGDPVPEDEAQEKWGWRYKLKGQRHKGQSSIVNIGGDDEVHIDVLCHYIQASVDGCIFNLGDCAHIKGEGKQKHVGRIVEFFKTSDDKNYFRVQWFFRAEDTVMKEAAAILDKKRLFASTLMNDNLLDCILSKVKIIEKAPGLTSIHPSDYYCDMEYSVKYSTFRSLLTAKDNSVARCGLTLTTPSCLDANNMGISTTPLDVVKSDMHKAELALLDLYAGCGGMSTGLCLGAKLSGVKLVTKWAIDYQKSACDSLKQNHPETQVRHITAEDFLQLLKEWEKLCKKYVFNDHDIKTKSDDDKKSKINESSVEDDEVAPGEYEVSSLVDICYGDPSSTGQDGLKFKVRWKGYGPTDDTWELIEGLSDCQDHIQDFVRHGYESKILPLPGDVDVICGGPPCQGISGYNRFRNMDNPLTDERNQQIVVFFDIVKFLKPKYVLMENVADILRFDKGSLGRYALSRLIHMNYQARLGLMAAGSYGLPQFRLRVFIWGALPTQRLPQFPLPTHEVIVRYFPPAEFEQHTVAYDEGQPRELQEAIVLRDAISDLPPVTSHDEREEIPYEMPPQTEFQKYIRLTKDGDTDCKNSVLTDHRTYKLSEDDFHRVCYVPHRKGASFRDFPGILVSSDNVVRLNKKVEQVLLPSGKPLIPDYVFTFEKGRSRRPFARLWWDENVPTVLTIPNLHSQKALHPEQDRVLTVRECARLQGFPDHYRFCGNVKERYCQVGNAVAVSVSKTLGYALGMAFKKLSGDEALMTLPPGFAFQVPPPPLEEFSSQL; from the exons ATGATTTTGAATCCGGTAGATGATGATGGTTGTGAATCGGTCAAAGGCTTAACTGAGCATTCCAGTTCGATGTCGGAGACAGTCTTGAGAGGAACTAAAAGGATGAGTCCGGATGCAAATTGCGAAAAATCAGACAAATGCTCACCTAAACTTTCACCGGGGAGCAGTTCGACGTCGGAGAAGCGCATGAGAAGTTCGACTGGAATGGAGGTCAACGGCACCGAATCGGATCCTTCGCCTCCGACATTGAACGTAAGCAGTGATTTTGTGTTCAGTGGTGATATTTCGCCGGTGCCGGTGCCGGTGCCGTTGACCATTGACGGATCTATTATTACTCCCAACAGCACTTCTGAAAATCGAAGTGTTCCAGGGGAATGCAACGGCGCCGAATCGGACGCGTTGCCTCTGCTATCAAACGGGTTTGGCAGTGATTTTGCCAAGACCGACGATGATTCGCCGGCTCCGATGACGATTGACGCATCTATTCTTATCCCCCAAAGCGCTTCTCAAAACAGAAGTTTTCCAGGAGAAAGCAAGGGCACGGAATCGGACGCGTTGCCTCTGACATTGCAAACACTTGGCAGTGATTTTGTCAACAATGACGATAATTCACCGGTGCCGTTGACTATCGACGCATCTATCATCACTAGGAAAACCGCTTCTAAAAATAGAAGTGTTCCACGTGAAGGAGTTGAGCTAAGGAGATCACCTCGAGTATCTTCAACCACGTTAAGCGTTGGGAGCCAAGTAACTAAAACTAAATCTAGATCAACCAAGTTGCATGTTTCAGGGCACAATATGGCACTACAACTAAGTTCTGAAACTCGATCTACTTCTAATAAGAAACAGAGAAAGCTAAAAACAGAATCTTTTTTTGTTGGAGACCCAGTTCCTGAAGATGAAGCTCAAGAAAAGTGGGGCTGGCGCTATAAATTGAAG GGTCAAAGACACAAGGGACAGAGCTCGATAGTAAA TATTGGTGGAGATGATGAAGTGCATATAGATGTCTTATGTCATTACATTCAAGCTAGTGTTGATGGATGCATTTTCAATCTTGGAGATTGTGCACATATAAAG GGCGAGGGAAAGCAAAAACATGTTGGCAGGATTGTGGAGTTTTTCAAAACATCTGATGATAAAAATTACTTTAGAGTGCAGTGGTTTTTCAGAGCTGAAGATACG GTTATGAAAGAAGCTGCTGCTATTCTAGACAAGAAGCGTTTATTTGCCTCCACTTTAATGAATGACAACTTATTAGACTGTATACTTTCTAAAGTCAAAATAATAGAAAAAGCTCCTGGG TTAACCTCTATTCATCCATCTGACTATTATTGTGACATGGAGTATTCTGTAAAATATTCAACATTCCGCTCCTTGCTTACTG CTAAAGATAATTCAGTAGCAAGATGTGGTTTGACTTTGACCACACCAAGTTGTCTTGATGCTAACAATATGGGCATAAGTACAACTCCATTAGATGTAGTTAAAAGTGACATGCACAAAGCTGAGCTGGCATTATTAGATCTGTATGCTGGTTGTGGTGGAATGTCTACTGGACTGTGTCTTGGTGCCAAACTTTCTGGTGTTAAACTTGTTACA AAATGGGCAATTGATTATCAGAAGTCCGCGTGTGACAGCTTGAAACAAAATCATCCAGAAACACAA GTTCGACATATAACAGCTGAAGATTTCCTGCAATTATTGAAGGAATGGGAAAAACTATGCAAAAAATACGTGTTTAATGATCATGATATAAAAACTAAATCTGATGATGataaaaaatccaaaatcaaTGAATCTTCTGTAGAGGATGATGAGGTTGCTCCTGGAGAGTATGAAGTTTCAAGTCTTGTTGATATATGTTATGGAGATCCCAGTAGTACAGGCCAGGATGGGTTAAAGTTTAAG GTGAGATGGAAGGGGTATGGTCCAACTGATGATACATGGGAGCTAATTGAAGGattaag TGATTGCCAAGACCACATACAAGATTTTGTCAGACATGGATACGAGTCCAAGATATTGCCACTTCCA GGTGATGTGGATGTTATATGTGGAGGTCCTCCATGTCAAGGGATCAGTGGCTATAATCGGTTTAGAAACATGGATAATCCACTGACTGATGAAAGAAATCAGCAAATAGTTGTGTTTTTTGACATAGTAAAATTCTTAAAACCTAAATATGTGTTGATGGAAAATGTTGCTGATATCTTAAGATTTGATAAAGGTTCTTTAGGAAGATATGCTTTAAGTCGTTTAATTCATATGAATTATCAAGCAAGACTCGGGCTTATGGCTGCTGGCTCTTATGGTCTTCCACAATTTAGGTTACGTGTTTTTATATGGGGTGCTCTTCCAACTCAG AGACTACCTCAATTTCCACTTCCTACACATGAAGTTATTGTCAGATACTTTCCTCCAGCTGAGTTTGAG CAACATACAGTTGCTTATGATGAAGGCCAACCTAGAGAGCTTCAAGAAGCCATTGTTCTTCGTGATGCCATCTCTGATCTGCCACCT GTTACAAGCCATGATGAACGTGAAGAAATCCCATATGAAATGCCTCCACAAACAGagtttcaaaagtatataagatTAACAAAAGATG GGGATACAGATTGCAAAAACTCTGTTCTCACAGATCATCGAACATATAAATTATCTGAAGATGATTTTCATCGAGTGTGTTATGTTCCACACAGAAAG GGAGCAAGTTTCAGAGACTTCCCTGGAATACTTGTGAGTTCTGATAATGTGGTTCGCCTCAATAAAAAAGTGGAACAAGTGTTGCTTCCATCTGGAAAGCCATTG ATACCAGATTATGTATTCACCTTTGAAAAAGGAAGATCTAGAAG GCCATTTGCAAGATTATGGTGGGATGAAAACGTGCCAACTGTcttaacaatcccaaatcttcaCAGCCAG AAAGCATTACATCCAGAGCAGGACAGAGTCCTGACTGTAAGAGAGTGTGCAAGGCTGCAAGGGTTTCCTGATCATTATAGATTTTGTGGCAATGTTAAAGAAAG GTATTGTCAGGTGGGAAATGCTGTGGCTGTTTCTGTTTCAAAGACGTTAGGGTATGCACTTGGAATGGCTTTCAAGAAATTAAGTGGAGATGAGGCACTCATGACTTTACCCCCTGGTTTTGCTTTCCAAGTACCCCCACCCCCACTTGAGGAATTTTCTTCTCagctttag
- the LOC111877028 gene encoding protein TOPLESS-RELATED PROTEIN 2 isoform X2 — MSNIREVEHLKITLESIKSATNNFAPENCIGRGGFGKVYKGEILHSEGQSMVVFKRLDRAFGQGNPEFWKEITMLSLYKHENLVHLLGFCDESNEKILVYEYLSNRSLDFHLNNNDLNWTQRLKICIGMARGLAYLHGSETQLRVLHRDVKSSNILLDENWNAKISDFGLSKFAPTNNFTFLYTSVVGTVGYCDPLYAETGFLTKESDIYSLGVVLFEVLCGRLCISNKDDRPLPGLARECYELNKVDTIIFGNIRDEITPNSLWAFTTIAYRCLKRDREERPSVTDVVRMLYIALGYQANKESWELPDIVDSFHIKALRLPMDAHKVVHLIYTNSGLDLLALTSSGIHKVWKWKPSKRNPSGKSTASIAPKVWQPTKGAVMCNDVSGNKPDEESAACIALPKHDGFFVSASGGKLSMFQMATFHTMISFMPPPPAATCLAFHPRDNNIIAIGREDSVIQIYSLEFFQVKRELRGHMKQITGLSFSWTSLVSSGADAQLCMWDITGAWNWKKKSRSIQSPPGHPSSLVGETKVQFHNDQRHILVVHQSQIAIYDDQLECLRLWSPREPLSAAISSATYSSDGLLIFTGFLDGAVGVFDANSLRLQCRIAPSAYLSTPISSNSITTYPVVIAAHPSYPNQFALGMSNGYVHIIEPPDHDPKLESSVPPEKGPLATSKLKHVFRFLR, encoded by the exons ATGTCTAATATAAGAGAGGTTGAACACCTCAAAATAACGTTAGAATCCATAAAATCCGCCACCAACAACTTTGCTCCTGAGAATTGTATCGGAAGAGGAGGATTTGGGAAGGTGTATAAGGGAGAAATCCTCCATTCTGAGGGGCAGTCCATGGTTGTTTTTAAGCGCTTAGACCGTGCATTTGGGCAAGGAAACCCAGAGTTTTGGAAAGAAATCACAATGCTTTCTCTTTACAAACATGAAAACTTGGTCCATCTTTTGGGATTTTGTGACGAGAGTAATGAGAAAATCCTCGTGTATGAGTACCTATCTAATAGAAGTCTAGACTTTCATCTCAACAACAATGATCTAAATTGGACCCAACGGTTAAAGATATGCATTGGGATGGCTCGTGGATTAGCATACCTTCATGGTTCTGAAACCCAACTTAGAGTATTGCACCGTGATGTTAAAAGTTCCAACATCCTATTAGACGAAAATTGGAACGCCAAAATCTCTGATTTTGGCCTTTCCAAATTTGCTCCCACTAATAACTTCACATTTCTTTACACCTCAGTTGTAGGCACGGTTGGATATTGTGATCCATTATATGCGGAAACCGGGTTTTTAACAAAAGAGTCTGATATATACTCTTTAGGTGTGGTGTTGTTTGAAGTGTTGTGTGGAAGGTTGTGTATTAGCAATAAGGATGATCGCCCTTTACCAGGATTGGCACGAGAATGTTACGAACTAAACAAAGTAGATACAATTATTTTTGGTAACATAAGGGATGAAATAACCCCAAATTCATTGTGGGCTTTTACTACAATAGCTTATCGATGCTTGAAGAGAGATCGTGAAGAACGTCCATCAGTAACTGATGTTGTGCGAATGCTTTATATCGCGCTTGGATATCAA GCTAATAAAGAAAGCTGGGAGCTCCCTGATATAGTTGATTCCTTTCACATCAAAGCTCTACGCTTGCCAATGGATGCCCACAAG GTTGTTCATTTGATCTATACAAATTCTGGGTTAGATTTGCTAGCACTTACTTCAAGTGGGATTCATAAAGTCTGGAAATGGAAACCAAGTAAACGCAATCCATCTGGGAAG TCAACTGCATCTATCGCCCCAAAAGTCTGGCAACCAACAAAGGGAGCTGTCATGTGTAATGATGTTAGTGGGAATAAACCTGATGAAGAGTCAGCAGCATGCATTGCTTTGCCAAAGCATGATGGCTTCTTCGTGTCTGCCTCTGGTGGGAAACTCTCCATGTTCCAAATGGCAACCTTCCAT ACTATGATAAGTTTCATGCCCCCTCCGCCTGCAGCCACCTGCTTGGCTTTCCATCCTCGAGACAACAACATCATTGCTATAGGAAGGGAAGATTCAGTTATACAAATTTACAGCCTAGAGTTTTTTCAG GTCAAAAGAGAACTCAGAGGTCACATGAAACAAATTACAGGGCTTTCCTTTTCATGGACTTCACTGGTTTCATCCGGAGCTGATGCTCAG CTATGTATGTGGGACATTACTGGTGCATGGAACTGGAAGAAGAAATCAAGAAGCATACAGTCGCCACCTGGCCATCCATCCTCACTTGTTGGAGAAACTAAAGTTCAGTTCCATAATGATCAACGCCATATCCTTGTTGTACATCAAAGTCAAATTGCTATTTATGATGACCAACTGGAGTGCTTGAGATTG TGGTCTCCAAGAGAACCTCTTTCTGCTGCAATTTCAAGCGCAACATACTCATCTGATGGCTTGCTAATATTTACTGGATTTTTGGATGGTGCTGTTGGAGTTTTTGATGCAAACAGTTTGAGGCTTCAATGTCGAATAGCACCTTCTGCCTACTTGTCTACACCGATTTCCAG CAACAGCATCACCACATATCCAGTGGTTATTGCAGCACATCCATCCTATCCTAACCAATTTGCTCTTGGAATGAGCAATGGTTATGTTCATATTATTGAGCCGCCTGATCACGATCCAAAGTTGGAAAGCTCAGTGCCTCCAGAAAAGGGTCCTCTAGCAACGTCTAAGTTGAAACATGTCTTTCGGTTTTTAAGATAA
- the LOC111877028 gene encoding protein TOPLESS-RELATED PROTEIN 2 isoform X1 — translation MSNIREVEHLKITLESIKSATNNFAPENCIGRGGFGKVYKGEILHSEGQSMVVFKRLDRAFGQGNPEFWKEITMLSLYKHENLVHLLGFCDESNEKILVYEYLSNRSLDFHLNNNDLNWTQRLKICIGMARGLAYLHGSETQLRVLHRDVKSSNILLDENWNAKISDFGLSKFAPTNNFTFLYTSVVGTVGYCDPLYAETGFLTKESDIYSLGVVLFEVLCGRLCISNKDDRPLPGLARECYELNKVDTIIFGNIRDEITPNSLWAFTTIAYRCLKRDREERPSVTDVVRMLYIALGYQANKESWELPDIVDSFHIKALRLPMDAHKVVHLIYTNSGLDLLALTSSGIHKVWKWKPSKRNPSGKSTASIAPKVWQPTKGAVMCNDVSGNKPDEESAACIALPKHDGFFVSASGGKLSMFQMATFHTMISFMPPPPAATCLAFHPRDNNIIAIGREDSVIQIYSLEFFQVKRELRGHMKQITGLSFSWTSLVSSGADAQLCMWDITGAWNWKKKSRSIQSPPGHPSSLVGETKVQFHNDQRHILVVHQSQIAIYDDQLECLRLWSPREPLSAAISSATYSSDGLLIFTGFLDGAVGVFDANSLRLQCRIAPSAYLSTPISSSNSITTYPVVIAAHPSYPNQFALGMSNGYVHIIEPPDHDPKLESSVPPEKGPLATSKLKHVFRFLR, via the exons ATGTCTAATATAAGAGAGGTTGAACACCTCAAAATAACGTTAGAATCCATAAAATCCGCCACCAACAACTTTGCTCCTGAGAATTGTATCGGAAGAGGAGGATTTGGGAAGGTGTATAAGGGAGAAATCCTCCATTCTGAGGGGCAGTCCATGGTTGTTTTTAAGCGCTTAGACCGTGCATTTGGGCAAGGAAACCCAGAGTTTTGGAAAGAAATCACAATGCTTTCTCTTTACAAACATGAAAACTTGGTCCATCTTTTGGGATTTTGTGACGAGAGTAATGAGAAAATCCTCGTGTATGAGTACCTATCTAATAGAAGTCTAGACTTTCATCTCAACAACAATGATCTAAATTGGACCCAACGGTTAAAGATATGCATTGGGATGGCTCGTGGATTAGCATACCTTCATGGTTCTGAAACCCAACTTAGAGTATTGCACCGTGATGTTAAAAGTTCCAACATCCTATTAGACGAAAATTGGAACGCCAAAATCTCTGATTTTGGCCTTTCCAAATTTGCTCCCACTAATAACTTCACATTTCTTTACACCTCAGTTGTAGGCACGGTTGGATATTGTGATCCATTATATGCGGAAACCGGGTTTTTAACAAAAGAGTCTGATATATACTCTTTAGGTGTGGTGTTGTTTGAAGTGTTGTGTGGAAGGTTGTGTATTAGCAATAAGGATGATCGCCCTTTACCAGGATTGGCACGAGAATGTTACGAACTAAACAAAGTAGATACAATTATTTTTGGTAACATAAGGGATGAAATAACCCCAAATTCATTGTGGGCTTTTACTACAATAGCTTATCGATGCTTGAAGAGAGATCGTGAAGAACGTCCATCAGTAACTGATGTTGTGCGAATGCTTTATATCGCGCTTGGATATCAA GCTAATAAAGAAAGCTGGGAGCTCCCTGATATAGTTGATTCCTTTCACATCAAAGCTCTACGCTTGCCAATGGATGCCCACAAG GTTGTTCATTTGATCTATACAAATTCTGGGTTAGATTTGCTAGCACTTACTTCAAGTGGGATTCATAAAGTCTGGAAATGGAAACCAAGTAAACGCAATCCATCTGGGAAG TCAACTGCATCTATCGCCCCAAAAGTCTGGCAACCAACAAAGGGAGCTGTCATGTGTAATGATGTTAGTGGGAATAAACCTGATGAAGAGTCAGCAGCATGCATTGCTTTGCCAAAGCATGATGGCTTCTTCGTGTCTGCCTCTGGTGGGAAACTCTCCATGTTCCAAATGGCAACCTTCCAT ACTATGATAAGTTTCATGCCCCCTCCGCCTGCAGCCACCTGCTTGGCTTTCCATCCTCGAGACAACAACATCATTGCTATAGGAAGGGAAGATTCAGTTATACAAATTTACAGCCTAGAGTTTTTTCAG GTCAAAAGAGAACTCAGAGGTCACATGAAACAAATTACAGGGCTTTCCTTTTCATGGACTTCACTGGTTTCATCCGGAGCTGATGCTCAG CTATGTATGTGGGACATTACTGGTGCATGGAACTGGAAGAAGAAATCAAGAAGCATACAGTCGCCACCTGGCCATCCATCCTCACTTGTTGGAGAAACTAAAGTTCAGTTCCATAATGATCAACGCCATATCCTTGTTGTACATCAAAGTCAAATTGCTATTTATGATGACCAACTGGAGTGCTTGAGATTG TGGTCTCCAAGAGAACCTCTTTCTGCTGCAATTTCAAGCGCAACATACTCATCTGATGGCTTGCTAATATTTACTGGATTTTTGGATGGTGCTGTTGGAGTTTTTGATGCAAACAGTTTGAGGCTTCAATGTCGAATAGCACCTTCTGCCTACTTGTCTACACCGATTTCCAG CAGCAACAGCATCACCACATATCCAGTGGTTATTGCAGCACATCCATCCTATCCTAACCAATTTGCTCTTGGAATGAGCAATGGTTATGTTCATATTATTGAGCCGCCTGATCACGATCCAAAGTTGGAAAGCTCAGTGCCTCCAGAAAAGGGTCCTCTAGCAACGTCTAAGTTGAAACATGTCTTTCGGTTTTTAAGATAA
- the LOC111876994 gene encoding DNA (cytosine-5)-methyltransferase CMT2 isoform X1 — MILNPVDDDGCESVKGLTEHSSSMSETVLRGTKRMSPDANCEKSDKCSPKLSPGSSSTSEKRMRSSTGMEVNGTESDPSPPTLNVSSDFVFSGDISPVPVPVPLTIDGSIITPNSTSENRSVPGECNGAESDALPLLSNGFGSDFAKTDDDSPAPMTIDASILIPQSASQNRSFPGESKGTESDALPLTLQTLGSDFVNNDDNSPVPLTIDASIITRKTASKNRSVPREGVELRRSPRVSSTTLSVGSQVTKTKSRSTKLHVSGHNMALQLSSETRSTSNKKQRKLKTESFFVGDPVPEDEAQEKWGWRYKLKGQRHKGQSSIVNIGGDDEVHIDVLCHYIQASVDGCIFNLGDCAHIKGEGKQKHVGRIVEFFKTSDDKNYFRVQWFFRAEDTVMKEAAAILDKKRLFASTLMNDNLLDCILSKVKIIEKAPGLTSIHPSDYYCDMEYSVKYSTFRSLLTAKDNSVARCGLTLTTPSCLDANNMGISTTPLDVVKSDMHKAELALLDLYAGCGGMSTGLCLGAKLSGVKLVTKWAIDYQKSACDSLKQNHPETQVRHITAEDFLQLLKEWEKLCKKYVFNDHDIKTKSDDDKKSKINESSVEDDEVAPGEYEVSSLVDICYGDPSSTGQDGLKFKVRWKGYGPTDDTWELIEGLSDCQDHIQDFVRHGYESKILPLPGDVDVICGGPPCQGISGYNRFRNMDNPLTDERNQQIVVFFDIVKFLKPKYVLMENVADILRFDKGSLGRYALSRLIHMNYQARLGLMAAGSYGLPQFRLRVFIWGALPTQRLPQFPLPTHEVIVRYFPPAEFEQHTVAYDEGQPRELQEAIVLRDAISDLPPVTSHDEREEIPYEMPPQTEFQKYIRLTKDEFNGYDSKGDTDCKNSVLTDHRTYKLSEDDFHRVCYVPHRKGASFRDFPGILVSSDNVVRLNKKVEQVLLPSGKPLIPDYVFTFEKGRSRRPFARLWWDENVPTVLTIPNLHSQKALHPEQDRVLTVRECARLQGFPDHYRFCGNVKERYCQVGNAVAVSVSKTLGYALGMAFKKLSGDEALMTLPPGFAFQVPPPPLEEFSSQL; from the exons ATGATTTTGAATCCGGTAGATGATGATGGTTGTGAATCGGTCAAAGGCTTAACTGAGCATTCCAGTTCGATGTCGGAGACAGTCTTGAGAGGAACTAAAAGGATGAGTCCGGATGCAAATTGCGAAAAATCAGACAAATGCTCACCTAAACTTTCACCGGGGAGCAGTTCGACGTCGGAGAAGCGCATGAGAAGTTCGACTGGAATGGAGGTCAACGGCACCGAATCGGATCCTTCGCCTCCGACATTGAACGTAAGCAGTGATTTTGTGTTCAGTGGTGATATTTCGCCGGTGCCGGTGCCGGTGCCGTTGACCATTGACGGATCTATTATTACTCCCAACAGCACTTCTGAAAATCGAAGTGTTCCAGGGGAATGCAACGGCGCCGAATCGGACGCGTTGCCTCTGCTATCAAACGGGTTTGGCAGTGATTTTGCCAAGACCGACGATGATTCGCCGGCTCCGATGACGATTGACGCATCTATTCTTATCCCCCAAAGCGCTTCTCAAAACAGAAGTTTTCCAGGAGAAAGCAAGGGCACGGAATCGGACGCGTTGCCTCTGACATTGCAAACACTTGGCAGTGATTTTGTCAACAATGACGATAATTCACCGGTGCCGTTGACTATCGACGCATCTATCATCACTAGGAAAACCGCTTCTAAAAATAGAAGTGTTCCACGTGAAGGAGTTGAGCTAAGGAGATCACCTCGAGTATCTTCAACCACGTTAAGCGTTGGGAGCCAAGTAACTAAAACTAAATCTAGATCAACCAAGTTGCATGTTTCAGGGCACAATATGGCACTACAACTAAGTTCTGAAACTCGATCTACTTCTAATAAGAAACAGAGAAAGCTAAAAACAGAATCTTTTTTTGTTGGAGACCCAGTTCCTGAAGATGAAGCTCAAGAAAAGTGGGGCTGGCGCTATAAATTGAAG GGTCAAAGACACAAGGGACAGAGCTCGATAGTAAA TATTGGTGGAGATGATGAAGTGCATATAGATGTCTTATGTCATTACATTCAAGCTAGTGTTGATGGATGCATTTTCAATCTTGGAGATTGTGCACATATAAAG GGCGAGGGAAAGCAAAAACATGTTGGCAGGATTGTGGAGTTTTTCAAAACATCTGATGATAAAAATTACTTTAGAGTGCAGTGGTTTTTCAGAGCTGAAGATACG GTTATGAAAGAAGCTGCTGCTATTCTAGACAAGAAGCGTTTATTTGCCTCCACTTTAATGAATGACAACTTATTAGACTGTATACTTTCTAAAGTCAAAATAATAGAAAAAGCTCCTGGG TTAACCTCTATTCATCCATCTGACTATTATTGTGACATGGAGTATTCTGTAAAATATTCAACATTCCGCTCCTTGCTTACTG CTAAAGATAATTCAGTAGCAAGATGTGGTTTGACTTTGACCACACCAAGTTGTCTTGATGCTAACAATATGGGCATAAGTACAACTCCATTAGATGTAGTTAAAAGTGACATGCACAAAGCTGAGCTGGCATTATTAGATCTGTATGCTGGTTGTGGTGGAATGTCTACTGGACTGTGTCTTGGTGCCAAACTTTCTGGTGTTAAACTTGTTACA AAATGGGCAATTGATTATCAGAAGTCCGCGTGTGACAGCTTGAAACAAAATCATCCAGAAACACAA GTTCGACATATAACAGCTGAAGATTTCCTGCAATTATTGAAGGAATGGGAAAAACTATGCAAAAAATACGTGTTTAATGATCATGATATAAAAACTAAATCTGATGATGataaaaaatccaaaatcaaTGAATCTTCTGTAGAGGATGATGAGGTTGCTCCTGGAGAGTATGAAGTTTCAAGTCTTGTTGATATATGTTATGGAGATCCCAGTAGTACAGGCCAGGATGGGTTAAAGTTTAAG GTGAGATGGAAGGGGTATGGTCCAACTGATGATACATGGGAGCTAATTGAAGGattaag TGATTGCCAAGACCACATACAAGATTTTGTCAGACATGGATACGAGTCCAAGATATTGCCACTTCCA GGTGATGTGGATGTTATATGTGGAGGTCCTCCATGTCAAGGGATCAGTGGCTATAATCGGTTTAGAAACATGGATAATCCACTGACTGATGAAAGAAATCAGCAAATAGTTGTGTTTTTTGACATAGTAAAATTCTTAAAACCTAAATATGTGTTGATGGAAAATGTTGCTGATATCTTAAGATTTGATAAAGGTTCTTTAGGAAGATATGCTTTAAGTCGTTTAATTCATATGAATTATCAAGCAAGACTCGGGCTTATGGCTGCTGGCTCTTATGGTCTTCCACAATTTAGGTTACGTGTTTTTATATGGGGTGCTCTTCCAACTCAG AGACTACCTCAATTTCCACTTCCTACACATGAAGTTATTGTCAGATACTTTCCTCCAGCTGAGTTTGAG CAACATACAGTTGCTTATGATGAAGGCCAACCTAGAGAGCTTCAAGAAGCCATTGTTCTTCGTGATGCCATCTCTGATCTGCCACCT GTTACAAGCCATGATGAACGTGAAGAAATCCCATATGAAATGCCTCCACAAACAGagtttcaaaagtatataagatTAACAAAAGATG AGTTTAATGGTTATGATTCAAAAGGGGATACAGATTGCAAAAACTCTGTTCTCACAGATCATCGAACATATAAATTATCTGAAGATGATTTTCATCGAGTGTGTTATGTTCCACACAGAAAG GGAGCAAGTTTCAGAGACTTCCCTGGAATACTTGTGAGTTCTGATAATGTGGTTCGCCTCAATAAAAAAGTGGAACAAGTGTTGCTTCCATCTGGAAAGCCATTG ATACCAGATTATGTATTCACCTTTGAAAAAGGAAGATCTAGAAG GCCATTTGCAAGATTATGGTGGGATGAAAACGTGCCAACTGTcttaacaatcccaaatcttcaCAGCCAG AAAGCATTACATCCAGAGCAGGACAGAGTCCTGACTGTAAGAGAGTGTGCAAGGCTGCAAGGGTTTCCTGATCATTATAGATTTTGTGGCAATGTTAAAGAAAG GTATTGTCAGGTGGGAAATGCTGTGGCTGTTTCTGTTTCAAAGACGTTAGGGTATGCACTTGGAATGGCTTTCAAGAAATTAAGTGGAGATGAGGCACTCATGACTTTACCCCCTGGTTTTGCTTTCCAAGTACCCCCACCCCCACTTGAGGAATTTTCTTCTCagctttag